One Papaver somniferum cultivar HN1 chromosome 10, ASM357369v1, whole genome shotgun sequence genomic window carries:
- the LOC113318741 gene encoding protein BONZAI 3-like isoform X3: MGGLCSDLKGGRQGVGNSQHTAFASNQRGAGVNAGGPNDAVDNFFRSRGVPTLYTQIESDPMVVAYVKKRDGQLEEIGRTEVIMNTLNPIWVQKVSIAYQFEIVQPLVFHVFDVDTKYHNIPVKSLKLNEQDFLGEANCVLSEIVTKHNNSLTLHIQGKNAHGGIRNMGTLTVHAEETVVSRLAVDMTFHCSKLENKDHFSKSDPFLRISKIVESGGYFPICKTEVIENNLDPTWKPVCLTAQHFISKDNPLIIECFDFDNSGNHQLIGKLQKSVADLEMLCQSKTGANFHVPSSHRPDNMKVLKSQLHVQMYREKTQYTFLDYISSGFELNFMVAVDFTASNGNPSYPDSLHYIDPSGRFNSYQQAIHEVGGVIQFYDTDKSFPTWGFGGKLASGGVSHCFNLNGSPNMSEQVEGVNGILAAYSSVLQTVTLAGPTVFGPVINTAAQIAGQSLALNQNKYFVLLIITDGVLTDLQETKNALVRASDLPLSILIVGVGGADFKQMEVLDGDNGKRLESDTGRVATRDIVQFVPMRDVQGGQISVVQALLEELPSQFLTYMRSRDIKPRFAD, from the exons ATGGGAGGATTGTGTTCGGATTTGAAGGGAGGAAGGCAGGGAGTAGGAAATTCACAACATACAGCCTTTGCTTCCAACCAAAGAGGTGCAGGCGTTAATGCAGGAGGACCTAATGACGCTGTTGATAATTTCTTTAGATCTCGTGGTGTTCCTACTCTTTATACCCAAATTGAG AGTGATCCAATGGTGGTCGCCTATGTAAAGAAAAGAGATGGACAACTCGAGGAAATTGGTCGTACAGAAGTAATAATGAACACATTGAATCCTATCTGGGTTCAAAAGGTTTCAATTGCTTATCAGTTTGAGATTGTTCAGCCATTGGT GTTTCATGTGTTTGATGTTGATACTAAATATCACAATATACCAGTAAAA TCGTTGAAGCTGAATGAGCAAGACTTCCTTGGAGAGGCTAATTGTGTTCTGTCAGAG ATTGTGACCAAGCATAACAATAGCTTGACActacatattcaaggaaaaaatgcTCATGGTGGAATTAGAAACATGGGGACCTTGACTGTCCATGCAGAGGAAACAGTCGTTTCAAGGCTAGCTGTTGACATGACATTCCACTGTTCCAAATTGGAAAACAAGGACCACTTTTCTAAAAGT GACCCTTTCTTGAGGATATCAAAAATTGTTGAGAGTGGAGGTTATTTTCCTATATGTAAAACTGAAGTGATTgaaaataatttggatccaacctggAAGCCCGTGTGCTTGACTGCACAGCATTTTATAAGCAAG GATAATCCTTTAATAATTGAGTGTTTTGATTTCGATAACAGTGGCAACCATCAACTTATTGG AAAACTTCAGAAATCAGTAGCAGACTTGGAAATGCTTTGCCAATCGAAAACTGGTGCAAATTTTCATGTACCTTCTTCTCACCGACCAGATAATATGAAG GTGCTGAAGAGTCAACTGCATGTGCAAATGTATCGTGAGAAAACGCAATATACATTTTTGGATTACATTTCTAGCGGATTTGAGCTTAACTTTATGGTTGCTGTTGATTTTACAG CTTCGAATGGTAATCCTAGTTATCCCGATTCCTTGCATTATATTGACCCTTCAGGCCGATTCAATTCTTACCAGCAG GCTATACACGAGGTTGGAGGGGTCATACAGTTTTATGataccgataaaagtttccctaCATGGGGTTTTGGAGGAAAACTAGCTTCGGGTGGAGTATCACATTGTTTTAACTTGAATGGAAGTCCTAATATGTCTGAG CAGGTTGAAGGTGTAAATGGTATCCTGGCCGCGTACTCTAGTGTCTTGCAAACTGTTACTCTTGCTGGACCCACTGTATTTGGCCCGGTGATCAACACAGCTGCTCAAATTGCTGGCCAGTCCCTTGCACTTAACCAGAACAAATACTTTGTCTTACTAATAATTACG GATGGTGTACTTACTGATcttcaagaaacaaaaaatgCTCTGGTGAGAGCGTCTGACTTACCCTTATCGATACTCATAGTTGGAGTTGGAGGGGCTGATTTTAAACAAATGGAG GTTCTAGATGGTGATAACGGAAAGCGGTTAGAGAGTGACACCGGACGGGTAGCTACACGTGATATTGTACAGTTTGTTCCAATGCGTGATGTACAAG GTGGACAAATCTCTGTTGTTCAAGCACTCTTGGAAGAGCTTCCTTCACAATTTTTGACATACATGCGCAGCAGGGACATCAAACCTCGTTTTGCGGACTAA
- the LOC113318741 gene encoding protein BONZAI 3-like isoform X1 translates to MGGLCSDLKGGRQGVGNSQHTAFASNQRGAGVNAGGPNDAVDNFFRSRGVPTLYTQIELSISASKLRDMDILSKSDPMVVAYVKKRDGQLEEIGRTEVIMNTLNPIWVQKVSIAYQFEIVQPLVFHVFDVDTKYHNIPVKSLKLNEQDFLGEANCVLSEIVTKHNNSLTLHIQGKNAHGGIRNMGTLTVHAEETVVSRLAVDMTFHCSKLENKDHFSKSDPFLRISKIVESGGYFPICKTEVIENNLDPTWKPVCLTAQHFISKDNPLIIECFDFDNSGNHQLIGKLQKSVADLEMLCQSKTGANFHVPSSHRPDNMKVLKSQLHVQMYREKTQYTFLDYISSGFELNFMVAVDFTASNGNPSYPDSLHYIDPSGRFNSYQQAIHEVGGVIQFYDTDKSFPTWGFGGKLASGGVSHCFNLNGSPNMSEQVEGVNGILAAYSSVLQTVTLAGPTVFGPVINTAAQIAGQSLALNQNKYFVLLIITDGVLTDLQETKNALVRASDLPLSILIVGVGGADFKQMEVLDGDNGKRLESDTGRVATRDIVQFVPMRDVQGGQISVVQALLEELPSQFLTYMRSRDIKPRFAD, encoded by the exons ATGGGAGGATTGTGTTCGGATTTGAAGGGAGGAAGGCAGGGAGTAGGAAATTCACAACATACAGCCTTTGCTTCCAACCAAAGAGGTGCAGGCGTTAATGCAGGAGGACCTAATGACGCTGTTGATAATTTCTTTAGATCTCGTGGTGTTCCTACTCTTTATACCCAAATTGAG TTGTCGATATCTGCTTCTAAGCTACGTGATATGGACATTCTCTCGAAG AGTGATCCAATGGTGGTCGCCTATGTAAAGAAAAGAGATGGACAACTCGAGGAAATTGGTCGTACAGAAGTAATAATGAACACATTGAATCCTATCTGGGTTCAAAAGGTTTCAATTGCTTATCAGTTTGAGATTGTTCAGCCATTGGT GTTTCATGTGTTTGATGTTGATACTAAATATCACAATATACCAGTAAAA TCGTTGAAGCTGAATGAGCAAGACTTCCTTGGAGAGGCTAATTGTGTTCTGTCAGAG ATTGTGACCAAGCATAACAATAGCTTGACActacatattcaaggaaaaaatgcTCATGGTGGAATTAGAAACATGGGGACCTTGACTGTCCATGCAGAGGAAACAGTCGTTTCAAGGCTAGCTGTTGACATGACATTCCACTGTTCCAAATTGGAAAACAAGGACCACTTTTCTAAAAGT GACCCTTTCTTGAGGATATCAAAAATTGTTGAGAGTGGAGGTTATTTTCCTATATGTAAAACTGAAGTGATTgaaaataatttggatccaacctggAAGCCCGTGTGCTTGACTGCACAGCATTTTATAAGCAAG GATAATCCTTTAATAATTGAGTGTTTTGATTTCGATAACAGTGGCAACCATCAACTTATTGG AAAACTTCAGAAATCAGTAGCAGACTTGGAAATGCTTTGCCAATCGAAAACTGGTGCAAATTTTCATGTACCTTCTTCTCACCGACCAGATAATATGAAG GTGCTGAAGAGTCAACTGCATGTGCAAATGTATCGTGAGAAAACGCAATATACATTTTTGGATTACATTTCTAGCGGATTTGAGCTTAACTTTATGGTTGCTGTTGATTTTACAG CTTCGAATGGTAATCCTAGTTATCCCGATTCCTTGCATTATATTGACCCTTCAGGCCGATTCAATTCTTACCAGCAG GCTATACACGAGGTTGGAGGGGTCATACAGTTTTATGataccgataaaagtttccctaCATGGGGTTTTGGAGGAAAACTAGCTTCGGGTGGAGTATCACATTGTTTTAACTTGAATGGAAGTCCTAATATGTCTGAG CAGGTTGAAGGTGTAAATGGTATCCTGGCCGCGTACTCTAGTGTCTTGCAAACTGTTACTCTTGCTGGACCCACTGTATTTGGCCCGGTGATCAACACAGCTGCTCAAATTGCTGGCCAGTCCCTTGCACTTAACCAGAACAAATACTTTGTCTTACTAATAATTACG GATGGTGTACTTACTGATcttcaagaaacaaaaaatgCTCTGGTGAGAGCGTCTGACTTACCCTTATCGATACTCATAGTTGGAGTTGGAGGGGCTGATTTTAAACAAATGGAG GTTCTAGATGGTGATAACGGAAAGCGGTTAGAGAGTGACACCGGACGGGTAGCTACACGTGATATTGTACAGTTTGTTCCAATGCGTGATGTACAAG GTGGACAAATCTCTGTTGTTCAAGCACTCTTGGAAGAGCTTCCTTCACAATTTTTGACATACATGCGCAGCAGGGACATCAAACCTCGTTTTGCGGACTAA
- the LOC113318741 gene encoding protein BONZAI 3-like isoform X2 has translation MGGLCSDLKGGRQGVGNSQHTAFASNQRGAGVNAGGPNDAVDNFFRSRGVPTLYTQIELSISASKLRDMDILSKSDPMVVAYVKKRDGQLEEIGRTEVIMNTLNPIWVQKVSIAYQFEIVQPLVFHVFDVDTKYHNIPVKSLKLNEQDFLGEANCVLSEIVTKHNNSLTLHIQGKNAHGGIRNMGTLTVHAEETVVSRLAVDMTFHCSKLENKDHFSKSDPFLRISKIVESGGYFPICKTEVIENNLDPTWKPVCLTAQHFISKDNPLIIECFDFDNSGNHQLIGKLQKSVADLEMLCQSKTGANFHVPSSHRPDNMKVLKSQLHVQMYREKTQYTFLDYISSGFELNFMVAVDFTASNGNPSYPDSLHYIDPSGRFNSYQQAIHEVGGVIQFYDTDKSFPTWGFGGKLASGGVSHCFNLNGSPNMSEVEGVNGILAAYSSVLQTVTLAGPTVFGPVINTAAQIAGQSLALNQNKYFVLLIITDGVLTDLQETKNALVRASDLPLSILIVGVGGADFKQMEVLDGDNGKRLESDTGRVATRDIVQFVPMRDVQGGQISVVQALLEELPSQFLTYMRSRDIKPRFAD, from the exons ATGGGAGGATTGTGTTCGGATTTGAAGGGAGGAAGGCAGGGAGTAGGAAATTCACAACATACAGCCTTTGCTTCCAACCAAAGAGGTGCAGGCGTTAATGCAGGAGGACCTAATGACGCTGTTGATAATTTCTTTAGATCTCGTGGTGTTCCTACTCTTTATACCCAAATTGAG TTGTCGATATCTGCTTCTAAGCTACGTGATATGGACATTCTCTCGAAG AGTGATCCAATGGTGGTCGCCTATGTAAAGAAAAGAGATGGACAACTCGAGGAAATTGGTCGTACAGAAGTAATAATGAACACATTGAATCCTATCTGGGTTCAAAAGGTTTCAATTGCTTATCAGTTTGAGATTGTTCAGCCATTGGT GTTTCATGTGTTTGATGTTGATACTAAATATCACAATATACCAGTAAAA TCGTTGAAGCTGAATGAGCAAGACTTCCTTGGAGAGGCTAATTGTGTTCTGTCAGAG ATTGTGACCAAGCATAACAATAGCTTGACActacatattcaaggaaaaaatgcTCATGGTGGAATTAGAAACATGGGGACCTTGACTGTCCATGCAGAGGAAACAGTCGTTTCAAGGCTAGCTGTTGACATGACATTCCACTGTTCCAAATTGGAAAACAAGGACCACTTTTCTAAAAGT GACCCTTTCTTGAGGATATCAAAAATTGTTGAGAGTGGAGGTTATTTTCCTATATGTAAAACTGAAGTGATTgaaaataatttggatccaacctggAAGCCCGTGTGCTTGACTGCACAGCATTTTATAAGCAAG GATAATCCTTTAATAATTGAGTGTTTTGATTTCGATAACAGTGGCAACCATCAACTTATTGG AAAACTTCAGAAATCAGTAGCAGACTTGGAAATGCTTTGCCAATCGAAAACTGGTGCAAATTTTCATGTACCTTCTTCTCACCGACCAGATAATATGAAG GTGCTGAAGAGTCAACTGCATGTGCAAATGTATCGTGAGAAAACGCAATATACATTTTTGGATTACATTTCTAGCGGATTTGAGCTTAACTTTATGGTTGCTGTTGATTTTACAG CTTCGAATGGTAATCCTAGTTATCCCGATTCCTTGCATTATATTGACCCTTCAGGCCGATTCAATTCTTACCAGCAG GCTATACACGAGGTTGGAGGGGTCATACAGTTTTATGataccgataaaagtttccctaCATGGGGTTTTGGAGGAAAACTAGCTTCGGGTGGAGTATCACATTGTTTTAACTTGAATGGAAGTCCTAATATGTCTGAG GTTGAAGGTGTAAATGGTATCCTGGCCGCGTACTCTAGTGTCTTGCAAACTGTTACTCTTGCTGGACCCACTGTATTTGGCCCGGTGATCAACACAGCTGCTCAAATTGCTGGCCAGTCCCTTGCACTTAACCAGAACAAATACTTTGTCTTACTAATAATTACG GATGGTGTACTTACTGATcttcaagaaacaaaaaatgCTCTGGTGAGAGCGTCTGACTTACCCTTATCGATACTCATAGTTGGAGTTGGAGGGGCTGATTTTAAACAAATGGAG GTTCTAGATGGTGATAACGGAAAGCGGTTAGAGAGTGACACCGGACGGGTAGCTACACGTGATATTGTACAGTTTGTTCCAATGCGTGATGTACAAG GTGGACAAATCTCTGTTGTTCAAGCACTCTTGGAAGAGCTTCCTTCACAATTTTTGACATACATGCGCAGCAGGGACATCAAACCTCGTTTTGCGGACTAA